A genomic region of Manihot esculenta cultivar AM560-2 chromosome 15, M.esculenta_v8, whole genome shotgun sequence contains the following coding sequences:
- the LOC110601072 gene encoding probable receptor-like serine/threonine-protein kinase At4g34500: MSVSGTVDSSYNDTDNSLPLKFASKTSFLNLNLYILIAIISTCALLVVLLVFLCIRLKRASRKRNKVLANQSSGLIPLVSKEIVEIKALDRKGNDLKEEVKMGNVNLTKEEEIEAVVDLEIGEGKQKQKKSGESDDASCSASSDASSAEAQQNIGWGRWYSLKELEVATRGFVEENVIGEGGYGVVYRGVLEDGSVVAVKNLLNNKGQAEKEFRVEVEAIGKVRHKNLVGLVGYCAEGARRMLVYEYVDNGNLEQWLHGDEGPVSPLTWDIRMKIAIGTAKGLAYLHEGLEPKVVHRDVKSSNILLDKKWNPKVSDFGLAKLLGSESTYVTTRVMGTFGYVSPDYASTGMLNEGSDVYSFGVLLMEIITGRSPIDYSRPAGEMNLVDWFKGMVASRRVEEVLDPLIEVQPSPRVLKRTLLVCLRCIDLDANKRPKMGQVVHMLEADDFPFRSELRSIREKDPPPCHAAVSNKVPHPTKYAWGNDAERPTRR; encoded by the exons ATGTCGGTCTCCGGGACCGTTGATTCCTCCTATAACGACACGGACAACTCTCTGCCTCTCAAGTTCGCGTCAAAAACATCATTTCTCAATCTAAACCTCTACATTCTGATCGCAATTATCTCCACATGTGCACTTTTAGTTGTACTCCTTGTTTTCCTCTGCATCCGCTTGAAAAGGGCTTCGCGGAAAAGGAACAAAGTGCTTGCCAACCAGAGCTCCGGTCTGATCCCTTTAGTGTCCAAAGAAATCGTTGAAATTAAAGCTTTGGATCGGAAAGGGAATGACTTGAAAGAGGAGGTCAAAATGGGAAATGTGAATTTGACAAAGGAGGAGGAGATTGAGGCTGTTGTTGATTTAGAGATCGGAGAAGGAAAGCAGAAACAGAAGAAGAGTGGAGAGAGTGATGACGCGTCTTGCAGCGCGAGTAGTGACGCATCGTCGGCGGAGGCACAGCAGAATATCGGCTGGGGCCGTTGGTATAGCTTGAAGGAGCTGGAGGTGGCGACACGTGGATTCGTGGAAGAGAATGTGATCGGTGAAGGAGGATACGGTGTTGTGTATAGAGGGGTATTGGAGGATGGGTCAGTGGTGGCTGTGAAGAATTTGCTTAACAACAA GGGTCAGGCTGAGAAGGAGTTCAGGGTGGAAGTTGAAGCCATTGGAAAAGTAAGGCATAAGAACTTAGTGGGTCTAGTTGGGTATTGTGCAGAAGGTGCTCGTAG GATGCTTGTTTATGAATATGTTGACAATGGGAATTTGGAGCAATGGTTACATGGTGATGAGGGGCCTGTCAGTCCACTGACTTGGGATATCAGAATGAAAATTGCCATTGGGACCGCAAAAGG ACTAGCCTATTTGCATGAAGGTTTAGAACCTAAAGTTGTGCACCGGGATGTAAAATCCAGCAATATACTTCTGGATAAAAAATGGAACCCAAAGGTCTCAGACTTTGGATTGGCCAAGCTCTTAGGTTCTGAATCAACTTATGTCACTACACGTGTTATGGGGACATTTGG ATATGTTTCCCCTGATTATGCAAGTACAGGTATGCTTAACGAGGGCAGCGATGTGTATAGTTTTGGAGTCCTTCTTATGGAGATAATTACAGGAAGGAGCCCAATTGATTACTCCAGGCCAGCTGGAGAG ATGAACTTGGTTGACTGGTTTAAAGGAATGGTGGCCAGTCGTCGTGTGGAAGAGGTTTTAGACCCTCTAATTGAAGTTCAGCCTTCTCCAAGAGTGCTGAAACGAACCTTGCTGGTTTGTCTTAGATGCATAGATTTAGATGCCAATAAGCGGCCAAAGATGGGCCAAGTTGTTCATATGCTTGAGGCAGATGACTTCCCTTTTCGTTCT GAACTTAGATCAATTAGAGAGAAAGATCCTCCCCCTTGTCATGCAGCTGTGTCCAACAAAGTTCCACATCCCACCAAGTATGCATGGGGCAATGATGCAGAAAGACCAACTCGGAGATGA